The sequence below is a genomic window from Lysobacter capsici.
ACCCCCGTTTCCCTCCTGTCGCGGCCCTCCCTGCGGCAGGCAGACTGAGGAGTGTTTCGTGTCTGAAGATTCCAGCAAAACCCGCCTCGATCAGGTCACCGTGACCGCCGGCGACAAGAACTTCGCCCTGCCGGTGCAGCATCCGGTGCTCGGCGCTCCGTGCGTCGACATCGCCAAGCTGCCGAAAGAAACCGGGATGTTCACCTACGACCCGGGCTTCACCGCGACCGCCAGCTGCAAGTCGGCGATCACCTACATCGACGGCGACCAAGGCGTGCTGCTGTACCGCGGCTACCCGATCGAACAGCTCGCGGAAAAGTCGAACTTCCTGGAAGTCGCCTATCTGCTGATGAACGGCGAACTGCCGACGCAGACCGAGTTCTCCAAGTTCGAACACGAAGTCACGCATCACACGATGATGCATGAGGCGTTCCGCACCTTCCTGTATGGCTTCCGCCACGACGCGCATCCGATGGCGATGCTGGTCGGCATGCTCGGTTCGATGGCGAGCTTCTATCACAACGAACTCGACCTGGAAGATCCCGAACAGCGCCGTCTGGCCGCGATCCGCCTGATCGCCAAGGTGCCGACGATCGCCGCCGCCTGCCATCGTTATTCGATCGGCTGGCCGATCCGTTATCCGAAGAACAGCCTCGACTACACCACGCGCTTCCTGCACATGCTGTTCGAAGTGCCGAGCGAACCGCTGGAACTCAGCCCGGTCGCGGCCAAGGCGATGGACCTGTTGTTCATCCTGCACGCCGACCACGAGCAGAACGCGTCGACCTCGACCGTGCGTCTGGTCGGTTCCACCGGCGCCAACCCGTACGTGAGCGTCGCCTCGGGCGTCGCCGCGTTGTGGGGACCGGCGCACGGCGGCGCCAACGAAGCCGTGCTCAAGATGCTCAACGAGATCGGCCGTCCGGAAAACGTCAAGGGCGCGATCGACAAGGCCAAGGATAAGGAGTCGGGTTTCCGCCTGATGGGCTTCGGCCACCGCGTCTACAAGAACTACGATCCGCGCGCCGCGCTGGTGCGCAAGATGACCCACGACGTGCTCGGCGAACTCGGCGTCAACGATCCGTTGCTGGAAGTGGCGATGAAGCTGGAAGAAGCCGCGCTGAAGGACGATTACTTCGTTCAGCGCAAGCTCTACCCGAACGTCGACTTCTACTCGGGCATCATCTACAAGGCGCTCGGCATCCCGGTGGAAATGTTCACGGTGATGTTCGCCATCGCGCGCACCGCCGGCTGGGTGTCGCATTGGCTGGAACAGCAGAACGATCCCGAGAACAAGATCGGCCGCCCGCGCCAGATCTACACCGGCCACGGCGTGCGCGATTACCTCGGCGCCGACAAGCGCTGAGTTACCGCGTTATCCGGTGAATACGAAACGCCCCGCACCCGCGGGGCGTTTTCGTTTGCGCCGATGCACAATGCGGCCTGGAACACGGGGGCGCGCATGGGTATCGGCAGTGGGTGGAACGTGCTCGGCTGGGTCGCGGTGCTGGTCTGCATGCCGGCCTGGGCGGATGAGGCACCGGTTGAGCCGCGGGAGCCTCCGGCGTGCGGCGGTCGCTGGGGAACGCTCGAGCCGGCCGTGACCATGCCGGTGATTCCCGATAAAGACCCGGATCGGATTCGCGTGCTCGAATTGCAGCGCCTGCACTGGAGTGAACCGAGCGAATGGGTGGGGCGCGCGGTGCTGGAGCGCGGCGTCGATGGAGGTCGCTGGCAACTGTGGCATTACCTCGGCCAGGAGGTCTTCAGCGGCCGGCCGGCACCCGAGTACGACGACGGGTGCCCCGCCGATGACGATTGGCGCACCTTGGCCGAGGTGTGGATCTGGCCCCTCGGCGCGTGCCCGGCCGCCGATCTTCAGCGCAACGAATTGACCCAGGCCGTGAGCAGTTTCGTTGGCCGGTTCGCGCAGTCGGTGTCCGCGGCAAGCGAGCCGATCGAACAGGTCGAGGCGGTGGACACGCCTGTGTCGCAGGCGCGTTATAGCTTGAGCACCGCGTGGGGACCTAGCCTCAACTTCGACGCCTCGGAAGATGCGCAATTGACCCAGCACAGCGAGCGCTTGCTGGACGCGTTGCGCGCGTGCAGCGCGAGGCAGCGGGCAAAGCGCGTGCAGGTGCCGGGATTGCTGCGGCCGAGGCCGATCGAGGACGTGCCGGTCATCGATAAGGTCGTCTATTAGGCGGCGACGGGTAAGGCTGCGGTGGGTGTGTATGCCGCGGCGGTTCCGGTTCCGGTTGCGTGGACTGGATCTGGTCATTTATTGCGGTGTCGTGCGAGGGCGGTACGAGTAACCCGCTTGCCCTCACCCGCGCCTTTGGCGCGACCTCTCCCGCAAGCGGGAGAGGTGTTCAAGGCCGTTGCACAGGTCGATACGATATGGACAAGGCGCGGCTACGCCGACGACCACGCCGACGCGCGACTTACTCGACCGTGCAGTCCTTCAAATTCAAGTAATCGGTGCCGCTGGTGAAACCGACCGTGCAAGTCGCGGTGAACTTGGCGCCGACCTTGAGTGCGTCGAGCTTCTTGCTCTGCGCGTCGTCCTCGCCCAGCAGGCGGGCGTATTCGGCTTCTTCGCCGGCTTCGGTGGCCTGCAGGATGGGCGTGTCGTCCATCGACGTGGTCTGGTCGAGCACACACTTATGTGAACAACGACTCGTCACGCGCGCTCGCGCATCCCCCCCCCCCCCCCGCCCCCCCCCCCCCCCCCCCCCCCCCCCCCCCCCCCCCCGCACCCCCCCCCCCCCCCGCCCCCCCCGCCCCCCCCGCCCGGCCCCCCCCCCCCCCCCCACCCCCCCCCGCACCCCCGCCCCCCCCCACGCGCACCCCCCCTGACCCCCCGCCCGCCGCACCCCCCCCCCCCCCCCCCGCCCCCCCCCCCCCGCCCCCCCCCCTGGGTGTGATGGCGCGTCCCCCCTAGCCCATCGCTCGCATCGCGAGTAACCCGCGTGCCCCCCCCCCCCCCCCCCCCCCAAGCGGACAGGCCCCCCCCCCCCCCCCCCCCCCCTCCCCCCGACCCCCCCCCCCCCCGCCCGCCCCCCCCCCCCCCCCCCCTCCGTCGAGCATTCCCTTCGCCCCGGCCCC
It includes:
- a CDS encoding citrate synthase, with product MSEDSSKTRLDQVTVTAGDKNFALPVQHPVLGAPCVDIAKLPKETGMFTYDPGFTATASCKSAITYIDGDQGVLLYRGYPIEQLAEKSNFLEVAYLLMNGELPTQTEFSKFEHEVTHHTMMHEAFRTFLYGFRHDAHPMAMLVGMLGSMASFYHNELDLEDPEQRRLAAIRLIAKVPTIAAACHRYSIGWPIRYPKNSLDYTTRFLHMLFEVPSEPLELSPVAAKAMDLLFILHADHEQNASTSTVRLVGSTGANPYVSVASGVAALWGPAHGGANEAVLKMLNEIGRPENVKGAIDKAKDKESGFRLMGFGHRVYKNYDPRAALVRKMTHDVLGELGVNDPLLEVAMKLEEAALKDDYFVQRKLYPNVDFYSGIIYKALGIPVEMFTVMFAIARTAGWVSHWLEQQNDPENKIGRPRQIYTGHGVRDYLGADKR